A single Marinobacter sp. es.042 DNA region contains:
- a CDS encoding urea amidolyase associated protein UAAP2, whose protein sequence is MIKQSVLKPENAAFRETVPAGEYFLKVVKAGETVRILDLEGNQAADTLFYNAHNPTERYSAVDTIREQGNVYLTAGSKLMSSENNVMLEITADTCGRHDTLGGACAAESNATRYALEKKCMHACRDSWLVAVTEHEELGMSKRDITHNINFFMNVPVTADGGLTFADGISDAGKYVELEAKMDVLVMISNCPQLNNPCNGWNPTPIEVLVWS, encoded by the coding sequence ATGATCAAGCAAAGCGTATTGAAGCCTGAAAACGCCGCCTTCCGTGAAACCGTACCGGCAGGCGAGTATTTTCTGAAAGTGGTGAAAGCCGGCGAGACCGTGCGGATCCTGGATCTGGAAGGCAACCAGGCCGCCGACACCCTGTTTTACAACGCCCACAATCCGACCGAACGCTACAGCGCCGTCGACACCATCCGCGAGCAGGGCAATGTCTACCTGACGGCTGGCTCGAAGCTGATGTCTTCTGAAAACAACGTGATGCTGGAAATCACCGCCGACACCTGCGGCCGTCACGACACACTGGGCGGCGCCTGCGCGGCGGAGAGCAACGCCACGCGTTATGCCCTCGAGAAAAAGTGCATGCACGCCTGCCGGGACAGCTGGCTGGTGGCCGTCACCGAACATGAAGAACTGGGCATGAGCAAACGGGACATCACCCACAACATCAACTTCTTCATGAATGTCCCGGTCACGGCCGACGGCGGACTCACCTTCGCCGACGGGATTTCCGATGCCGGCAAATACGTGGAGCTGGAAGCGAAGATGGACGTTCTGGTGATGATCTCCAACTGCCCGCAGCTGAATAACCCCTGCAACGGCTGGAACCCGACACCGATCGAGGTGCTGGTATGGAGCTGA
- the uca gene encoding urea carboxylase, with the protein MELSGRFSKVLIANRGAIACRVIRTLRDMGLTSVAVYAEADSDSLHVRQADEAYSLGEGPAATTYLDQDKLFEVIRKSGAGAIHPGYGFLSENADFARRCDAEGVVFLGPTPEQMEQFGLKHTARSLAESAGVPLLPGTGLLTNLEEALKAADTIGYPVMLKSTAGGGGIGMSRCYGPDDLSKSFESVQRLSQNNFSNSGVFLEKFVEHARHVEVQLFGNGEGQVLALGERDCSAQRRNQKVIEEAPAPGLSNDVRTRMHATARQLGESIAYRSAGTVEFIYDPDTTQFYFLEVNTRLQVEHGVTEQVYGVDLVRWMVELGAGTLPDLAELGSNLAPSGHAIQARIYAEDPNKDFQPGAGLLTNVAWPEDEALRIDTWIQPGTEVSPLYDPMLAKVIVHEADRESARQRLMRALENSELYGIETNLKYVRQVLDDPRFAEGRLFTRTLNEFDYQPATVDVLSGGTLTTIQDYPGRIGYWEIGVPPSGPFDSYSFRLGNRLLGNAEGAPGLEITLKGPVLTFNRATQITLTGAQLNATLDDEPVAFWQVIDVPAGATLKLGATTADGARAYVLFRGGLDCPEYLTSCSTFTLGQFGGHCGRALRAGDVLALAESEPTGLTALPAELKPTIGKTWKLHVTYGPHGAPDYFTDEDINTFFASDWEIHYNSSRTGVRLIGPKPQWARSDGGEAGMHPSNIHDNAYAVGTVDFTGDMPVILGPDGPSLGGFVCPVTVISADLWKLGQLKAGDKVQFVPVSQDQAVALREALDESIATLTAATAHIKPITPTSPVLAALSDDEHETGVVYRAAGDNYVLVEYGPMELDIRLRFRAHALMLWLREQNHDAILELTPGIRSLQVHYDSQKLDQRTLLDLLISAEKELEKQPEWDVPARIVHLPLSWDDEACQTAIAKYMQSVRKDAPWCPSNLEFIRRINGLDSIDEVKKTLFEASYLVMGLGDVYLGAPVATPLDPRHRLVTTKYNPARTWTAENSVGIGGAYLCIYGMEGPGGYQFVGRTLQMWNRYRTTDLFESGKPWLLRFFDQVRFYEVSAEELQQIRRDFPNGDYPIKVEETRFNLKDYEQFLADNDDEIQTFTDKRKQAFDEELQRWIESGQINFSSEAPIEDTGEDDIANLPAGQHAVESHVAGNLWECLVKPGDTIDAQRPVAVIESMKMEIELLSPVTGRVVDVRREAGQAVSPGTPVVIVEEITE; encoded by the coding sequence ATGGAGCTGAGCGGCAGATTCTCAAAGGTCCTGATCGCCAACCGCGGCGCCATCGCCTGCCGGGTTATTCGCACGTTGCGTGACATGGGGCTGACCTCGGTTGCCGTCTACGCCGAAGCGGATTCCGATTCACTTCACGTACGCCAGGCGGACGAGGCGTATTCCCTGGGAGAGGGCCCGGCAGCGACCACTTACCTGGATCAGGACAAACTGTTCGAGGTGATCCGCAAGAGCGGTGCCGGCGCCATCCACCCCGGCTACGGCTTCCTGAGCGAAAACGCCGATTTTGCCCGACGCTGTGACGCCGAAGGCGTGGTCTTCCTGGGCCCGACACCCGAGCAGATGGAGCAATTCGGTCTCAAGCATACGGCACGGTCACTGGCTGAAAGCGCCGGCGTACCACTGCTACCAGGCACCGGTTTGCTGACCAATCTGGAGGAAGCGCTAAAAGCCGCAGACACCATCGGCTACCCGGTGATGCTGAAAAGCACCGCCGGCGGTGGCGGCATCGGCATGTCCCGCTGCTATGGCCCGGATGATCTCAGCAAAAGCTTCGAGTCGGTCCAGCGCCTGAGCCAGAACAACTTCAGCAACAGCGGCGTGTTCCTGGAAAAATTCGTGGAACACGCCCGCCATGTGGAAGTGCAGCTGTTTGGCAATGGCGAAGGTCAGGTGCTGGCACTGGGCGAGCGTGACTGCTCCGCCCAGCGCCGTAACCAGAAGGTGATTGAAGAGGCGCCGGCACCCGGGCTTTCCAACGACGTTCGAACCCGTATGCACGCGACCGCCCGACAGCTGGGCGAGAGCATTGCTTACCGCAGTGCCGGCACCGTGGAATTTATCTACGACCCGGACACTACCCAATTCTACTTCCTGGAAGTGAATACCCGCTTACAGGTGGAGCACGGTGTGACCGAGCAGGTTTATGGCGTGGATCTGGTCCGATGGATGGTGGAACTGGGCGCAGGCACCCTGCCCGACCTGGCAGAACTGGGCAGCAACCTCGCGCCTTCCGGCCACGCCATCCAGGCCCGGATCTATGCGGAAGACCCCAACAAGGATTTCCAGCCCGGCGCCGGCCTGCTCACCAACGTGGCCTGGCCCGAGGACGAGGCCCTGCGAATCGATACCTGGATTCAGCCGGGCACAGAGGTGTCGCCGCTTTATGATCCCATGCTCGCCAAGGTGATTGTGCATGAGGCCGATCGCGAATCGGCCCGCCAGCGGCTGATGCGGGCCCTGGAAAACAGCGAACTCTATGGCATCGAGACCAACCTCAAGTATGTGCGCCAGGTGCTGGACGACCCGCGCTTTGCCGAGGGCAGGCTGTTTACTCGAACCCTCAACGAATTCGATTACCAGCCGGCGACGGTGGATGTGCTCAGCGGGGGCACCCTGACTACCATTCAGGATTATCCCGGCCGCATCGGCTACTGGGAAATCGGCGTGCCACCGTCAGGCCCGTTTGACAGCTATTCCTTCCGCCTTGGTAATCGCCTGCTTGGGAATGCTGAAGGCGCTCCGGGCCTGGAAATCACCCTCAAGGGGCCGGTGCTGACATTCAACCGCGCTACCCAGATTACGCTGACGGGCGCCCAACTAAACGCAACGCTGGACGACGAACCGGTCGCCTTCTGGCAGGTGATAGACGTACCCGCCGGCGCCACCCTGAAACTGGGCGCCACCACCGCCGACGGCGCGCGGGCCTATGTACTGTTCCGCGGAGGGCTGGACTGCCCCGAATACCTGACCTCCTGCAGCACCTTTACGCTCGGCCAGTTCGGCGGCCACTGTGGCCGTGCCCTGCGGGCCGGCGATGTGCTGGCCCTGGCGGAGTCCGAGCCAACCGGCCTGACCGCCCTGCCCGCCGAACTTAAACCAACCATCGGCAAGACCTGGAAACTGCACGTCACCTATGGGCCCCACGGCGCGCCGGACTACTTTACCGACGAAGATATCAACACCTTCTTCGCCAGCGACTGGGAGATCCACTACAACTCCAGCCGCACCGGCGTACGGCTGATTGGCCCGAAACCCCAGTGGGCCCGCAGCGATGGCGGCGAGGCCGGCATGCACCCGTCCAATATCCACGACAACGCTTACGCCGTGGGCACCGTGGATTTCACCGGCGATATGCCGGTGATTCTCGGTCCCGATGGCCCCAGCCTGGGCGGCTTTGTCTGCCCGGTGACGGTCATCAGCGCTGACCTGTGGAAACTGGGCCAGCTGAAAGCCGGTGACAAGGTCCAATTTGTTCCGGTAAGTCAGGACCAGGCCGTGGCCCTGCGGGAAGCCCTCGACGAGTCCATCGCCACCCTGACCGCAGCGACCGCCCATATCAAACCGATCACGCCAACCTCCCCGGTTCTGGCGGCACTCAGTGACGATGAACACGAAACCGGCGTGGTTTATCGGGCCGCCGGCGACAACTACGTGTTGGTGGAATACGGCCCAATGGAGCTGGATATCCGCCTGCGCTTCCGCGCCCATGCACTGATGCTGTGGCTGCGCGAGCAGAATCACGATGCCATTCTGGAGCTGACCCCCGGCATCCGTTCTCTCCAGGTGCATTACGACAGTCAGAAACTGGATCAGCGCACGCTGCTGGATCTGCTGATAAGCGCCGAAAAGGAACTCGAAAAACAGCCCGAATGGGATGTGCCCGCACGCATCGTGCATCTGCCGCTATCCTGGGACGACGAGGCTTGCCAGACCGCCATAGCCAAGTACATGCAGTCGGTGCGCAAGGACGCGCCCTGGTGTCCCAGCAACCTGGAGTTCATTCGCCGCATCAACGGGCTGGACAGCATCGACGAGGTCAAAAAGACGCTCTTTGAAGCGAGCTACCTGGTGATGGGCCTGGGCGACGTTTATCTCGGCGCACCGGTGGCGACCCCGCTGGATCCCCGCCACCGGCTGGTGACCACCAAATACAACCCGGCCCGCACCTGGACGGCGGAAAACTCCGTTGGCATCGGAGGCGCCTACCTGTGCATCTACGGTATGGAGGGGCCCGGCGGCTACCAGTTTGTTGGGCGCACCCTGCAGATGTGGAACCGCTACCGTACGACAGACCTGTTTGAGTCGGGCAAGCCCTGGCTGCTGCGCTTCTTCGATCAGGTGCGCTTCTATGAGGTCAGTGCCGAAGAGCTGCAACAGATCCGCCGGGACTTCCCCAACGGCGACTACCCGATAAAGGTCGAGGAAACCCGCTTCAACCTGAAGGACTACGAGCAATTTCTGGCCGACAACGACGATGAGATCCAGACATTCACTGACAAGCGCAAACAGGCCTTCGACGAGGAACTGCAGCGCTGGATCGAGTCTGGCCAGATCAACTTCAGTTCCGAGGCACCGATCGAGGACACCGGCGAAGACGACATCGCCAATCTGCCAGCGGGCCAGCACGCGGTAGAAAGCCACGTAGCCGGTAACCTCTGGGAGTGCCTGGTCAAGCCAGGCGACACCATCGATGCCCAGCGGCCGGTGGCGGTTATTGAATCCATGAAGATGGAAATCGAATTACTGAGCCCGGTAACCGGACGCGTGGTGGACGTGCGTCGGGAAGCGGGACAGGCGGTCTCGCCCGGAACGCCGGTCGTGATTGTCGAAGAGATTACCGAGTAA
- a CDS encoding peroxidase-related enzyme (This protein belongs to a clade of uncharacterized proteins related to peroxidases such as the alkylhydroperoxidase AhpD.), giving the protein MSSSTEQPISRFQVPSLESLPEDIREKILAVQEKSGFIPNVFLVLAHRPAEFRAFFDYHDALMEKDSNLTKGEREMIVVATSNLNQCQYCVVAHGAILRIREKNPEIADQVAVNYRKADITERQKAMLDFAIKVSQQAQEVCDADFEELKRHGFNDEDIWDISGIAAFFGLSNRMANVTNMRPNAEFYSLGR; this is encoded by the coding sequence ATGAGCTCATCCACCGAACAACCAATAAGCCGATTCCAGGTTCCGTCGCTTGAATCACTTCCGGAGGACATTCGGGAGAAGATTCTCGCCGTTCAGGAAAAGTCGGGGTTTATCCCCAATGTCTTTCTGGTACTGGCACATCGCCCCGCCGAGTTTCGCGCCTTCTTCGATTACCACGATGCCCTGATGGAAAAAGACAGCAACCTCACCAAGGGCGAACGCGAGATGATCGTCGTCGCTACCAGCAACCTGAACCAGTGCCAGTATTGCGTGGTGGCCCATGGCGCTATTCTGCGCATCCGTGAAAAGAACCCGGAGATCGCAGACCAGGTCGCCGTGAACTACCGAAAGGCCGACATCACTGAGCGCCAGAAAGCCATGCTTGATTTCGCAATCAAGGTTTCGCAACAAGCCCAAGAAGTGTGTGACGCGGACTTTGAGGAACTCAAACGTCATGGTTTCAACGACGAGGATATCTGGGATATCTCCGGCATCGCCGCGTTCTTCGGGCTTTCCAATCGGATGGCAAACGTGACAAACATGCGGCCTAACGCAGAGTTTTATTCACTGGGGCGATAA
- a CDS encoding aldehyde dehydrogenase family protein: MIYAQPGKDGSVVSFKSRYENYIGGEWVAPVKGQYFENITPVTGDVICEIPRSSAEDIDLALDAAHKAAPAWGKTSPTERSNILLKIADRIEANLEKLAVAETWDNGKAVRETLNADIPLAADHFRYFAGCIRAQEGHMGEIDHNTVAYHFHEPLGVVGQIIPWNFPILMAAWKLGPCLAAGNCTVLKPAEQTPASILVLMEIIGDLLPPGVLNIVNGYGIEAGQALATSKRIAKIAFTGSTPVGSHILKCAAENIIPSTVELGGKSPNIYFSDVMKAEPEFVDKCVEGLVLAFFNQGEVCTCPSRALVQEDMFEEFMQKVVQRTKAIKRGNPLDTDVQVGAQASKEQFDKIMSYLAIGKEEGAVVLTGGDREHLDEEFNNGFYIQPTLFKGDNKMRVFQEEIFGPVVGVTTFKTEEEALAIANDTEFGLGAGVWTRDSNLAYRMGRNIQAGRVWMNCYHAYPAHAAFGGYKKSGVGRETHKMALEHYQQTKCMLTSYDTNPLGFF; the protein is encoded by the coding sequence ATGATCTACGCACAACCAGGAAAGGATGGCTCCGTCGTTTCTTTCAAATCCCGTTACGAGAACTACATCGGTGGCGAGTGGGTTGCCCCGGTGAAAGGCCAGTATTTCGAGAACATCACACCGGTAACTGGCGATGTTATCTGTGAAATTCCGCGTTCCAGTGCTGAAGATATTGATCTTGCCCTGGACGCAGCGCACAAGGCAGCACCAGCGTGGGGCAAGACGTCACCCACCGAGCGTTCCAACATCCTCCTGAAAATTGCGGATCGTATCGAGGCCAATCTAGAGAAGCTCGCGGTTGCCGAAACCTGGGACAACGGCAAGGCCGTGCGTGAAACCCTGAATGCGGACATTCCCCTGGCAGCGGATCACTTCCGTTACTTCGCGGGTTGTATCCGTGCCCAGGAAGGCCACATGGGTGAAATCGACCACAACACCGTGGCGTATCACTTCCACGAGCCTCTAGGCGTGGTTGGTCAGATTATTCCCTGGAACTTCCCGATTCTGATGGCGGCCTGGAAGCTGGGTCCCTGTCTGGCGGCCGGTAACTGCACCGTGTTGAAGCCGGCCGAGCAGACGCCTGCCAGCATTCTGGTGCTGATGGAAATCATCGGTGACCTGCTGCCGCCGGGCGTGCTCAACATCGTAAACGGCTACGGTATTGAGGCTGGCCAGGCCCTGGCCACCAGCAAGCGTATCGCCAAGATTGCCTTCACCGGCTCCACCCCGGTTGGCTCCCACATCCTCAAGTGCGCGGCCGAGAACATCATCCCGTCCACCGTTGAGCTGGGCGGCAAGTCACCCAACATCTACTTCTCTGACGTGATGAAGGCCGAGCCGGAATTCGTCGACAAGTGTGTGGAAGGTCTGGTTCTGGCGTTCTTCAACCAGGGCGAAGTCTGCACCTGCCCGTCACGGGCGCTGGTCCAGGAAGACATGTTCGAAGAGTTCATGCAGAAAGTGGTTCAGCGCACCAAGGCCATCAAGCGTGGCAACCCGCTGGATACCGACGTTCAGGTTGGCGCTCAGGCGTCCAAGGAACAGTTCGACAAGATCATGTCCTACCTTGCCATTGGTAAGGAAGAGGGCGCTGTGGTTCTGACCGGTGGCGACCGCGAGCATCTGGACGAAGAGTTTAACAACGGCTTCTATATCCAGCCGACCCTGTTCAAGGGCGACAACAAGATGCGCGTGTTCCAGGAAGAAATCTTCGGACCGGTTGTCGGTGTTACCACCTTCAAGACCGAGGAAGAGGCCCTGGCCATCGCCAACGACACCGAGTTTGGTCTGGGTGCCGGCGTCTGGACCCGCGACTCCAACCTCGCCTACCGGATGGGCCGTAATATCCAGGCCGGTCGGGTCTGGATGAACTGCTACCACGCCTACCCGGCTCATGCTGCCTTTGGTGGTTACAAGAAGTCCGGTGTTGGCCGTGAGACCCACAAGATGGCGCTCGAGCACTACCAGCAGACCAAGTGCATGCTGACCAGCTATGACACCAACCCGCTGGGTTTCTTCTGA
- a CDS encoding urea amidolyase associated protein UAAP1, whose product MLQTAAPLYDDLIPGGSHWSFIVRRGHVLRLIDETGGANVGMLMYNPENPLERYNMPDTLKNQHTFLLTKGHVLLSDMGRVFASIIRDDLGWNDTVSGTCNADLVEKRWGLKTYQQAHNHYHRNGFTSFLNELAKYGLGKKDLTANLNWFSKVKTDDDGNMAFAEDHSRAGAIVDLRFEMDTIVVLHTCPHPMNPASEYPSHPLRYQLFKAAPVTDADPCKTSSPEATRAFANNALYHLFQ is encoded by the coding sequence ATGTTGCAAACCGCAGCCCCCCTCTACGACGATCTGATTCCCGGCGGATCCCACTGGTCCTTTATCGTGCGCCGTGGCCATGTGCTGCGCCTGATTGACGAAACCGGCGGTGCCAACGTCGGCATGTTGATGTACAACCCCGAGAACCCGCTCGAGCGGTACAACATGCCGGACACCCTGAAAAACCAGCACACCTTCCTGCTAACCAAGGGCCACGTATTGCTCTCGGACATGGGACGGGTGTTTGCCTCCATCATCCGCGATGATCTGGGCTGGAACGATACGGTCAGCGGCACCTGCAACGCCGATCTGGTAGAAAAGCGCTGGGGCCTAAAGACCTATCAGCAAGCTCACAACCATTACCACCGCAATGGCTTCACCAGTTTCCTGAACGAACTGGCTAAATACGGCCTCGGCAAGAAAGACCTGACCGCCAACCTGAACTGGTTCAGCAAGGTGAAAACCGACGACGACGGCAATATGGCTTTTGCCGAAGACCATTCCCGTGCCGGCGCCATAGTGGATCTGCGCTTCGAGATGGACACCATCGTGGTGCTGCACACCTGCCCGCATCCGATGAACCCGGCCAGCGAGTATCCCAGCCATCCGCTGCGGTACCAGTTGTTCAAGGCGGCCCCGGTAACCGATGCCGATCCCTGCAAGACGTCGTCCCCCGAGGCCACCCGGGCCTTCGCCAATAACGCCCTGTACCACCTGTTCCAGTAA